The Bos javanicus breed banteng chromosome 11, ARS-OSU_banteng_1.0, whole genome shotgun sequence genome includes a window with the following:
- the IL1A gene encoding interleukin-1 alpha, which translates to MAKVPDLFEDLKNCYSENEDYTSEIDHLSLNQKSFYDASYEPLREDQMNKFMSLDTSETSKTSRLSFKENVVMVAASGKILKKRRLSLNQFITDDDLEAIANNTEEEIIKPRSAHYSFQSNVKYNFMRVIHQECILNDALNQSIIRDMSGPYLTATTLNNLEEAVKFDMVAYVSEEDSQLPVTLRISKTQLFVSAQNEDEPVLLKEMPETPKIIKDETNLLFFWEKHGSMDYFKSVAHPKLFIATKQEKLVHMASGPPSITDFQILEK; encoded by the exons ATGGCCAAAGTCCCTGACCTCTTTGAAGACCTGAAGAACTGTTACAG TGAAAATGAAGACTATACTTCTGAAATTGACCACCTCTCTCTCAATCAG AAGTCCTTCTATGATGCAAGCTATGAGCCACTTCGTGAGGACCAGATGAATAAGTTTATGTCCCTGGATACCTCGGAAACCTCTAAGACATCCAGGCTTAGCTTCAAGGAGAATGTGGTGATGGTGGCAGCCAGTGGGAAGATTCTGAAGAAGAGACGGTTGAGTTTAAATCAGTTCATCACCGATGATGACCTGGAAGCCATTGCCAATAACACAGAAGAAG AAATCATCAAGCCCAGATCAGCACATTACAGCTTCCAGAGTAACGTGAAATACAACTTTATGAGAGTCATCCACCAGGAATGCATCCTGAACGACGCCCTCAATCAAAGTATAATTCGAGATATGTCAGGTCCATACCTGACGGCTACTACATTAAATAATCTGGAGGAGGCAG TGAAATTTGACATGGTTGCTTATGTATCAGAAGAGGATTCTCAGCTTCCTGTGACTCTAAGAATCTCAAAAACTCAACTGTTTGTGAGTGCTCAAAATGAAGACGAACCCGTCTTGCTAAAG GAGATGCCTGAGACACCCAAAATCATCAAAGATGAGACCAACCTCCTCTTCTTCTGGGAAAAGCATGGCTCTATGGACTACTTCAAATCAGTTGCCCATCCAAAGTTGTTTATTGCCACAAAGCAAGAAAAATTGGTGCACATGGCAAGTGGGCCGCCCTCGATCACTGACTTTCAGATATTGGAAAAATAG